One window of Bacillus sp. THAF10 genomic DNA carries:
- the spoVAE gene encoding stage V sporulation protein AE, which produces MLLSFFWAFVVGGLICVIGQIMFDVCKLTPAHTLSILVVSGAILDGLGLYEPLIAFAGAGATVPITSFGNSLVHGALEEAQKHGFVGVLTGMFQVTSSGISAAIVFGFIGALLFKPKG; this is translated from the coding sequence ATGCTATTATCATTTTTCTGGGCGTTTGTTGTTGGCGGTTTGATTTGTGTGATTGGTCAAATAATGTTTGATGTATGTAAGCTGACACCAGCTCATACGTTAAGTATCCTCGTTGTTAGTGGCGCAATTTTAGATGGTCTTGGCCTATATGAACCTTTAATTGCTTTTGCAGGAGCTGGTGCGACTGTTCCTATTACGAGTTTTGGAAATTCTCTCGTCCATGGTGCACTAGAAGAAGCACAAAAACATGGATTTGTGGGGGTTTTAACAGGGATGTTCCAGGTGACGAGCTCAGGTATTTCCGCTGCGATCGTGTTTGGTTTTATCGGAGCATTACTTTTCAAACCGAAAGGATAA
- the spoVAD gene encoding stage V sporulation protein AD — MLQGKQSWLFSNKPVILSSATVGGPFEAKGPLADDFDRLHKDLWLEQDSYEKAHRILLEEACQTAVKKAAIDLSQVQFLLAGDLINQMTPSNFAAETLEIPYLGVFGACSTSMEGLALASFMVNYGGANYCLTGASSHNAAVEKQFRYPTEYGGQKPPTAQWTVTGAGVGLISNTGVGPCVTAATIGKVVNMGLKDPFNMGGAMAPAAVDTISAHFKDTGRDPSYYDLIITGDLGEIGRQVSFDLLKEQGLQIEDQQYQDCGLKIYDKSQPVLAGASGPGCSAVVLYGHLLNEMKKGTYQRILVVATGALLSPVSFQQKESIPCTAHAVAIEMGGMH, encoded by the coding sequence ATGCTACAGGGAAAGCAATCATGGCTGTTTTCTAATAAGCCAGTTATTCTCTCATCAGCGACAGTTGGTGGACCATTTGAAGCAAAAGGACCTCTAGCAGATGATTTTGATCGACTACATAAGGATCTATGGCTAGAGCAGGATAGCTACGAAAAAGCACATCGTATTCTGTTGGAAGAAGCATGTCAGACGGCAGTAAAAAAAGCAGCCATTGACTTATCACAGGTACAATTTTTACTTGCGGGCGATTTGATTAATCAGATGACACCTTCTAACTTTGCGGCAGAAACATTAGAAATCCCTTATCTTGGCGTATTTGGTGCCTGTTCTACTTCGATGGAAGGATTGGCATTAGCAAGCTTTATGGTGAATTATGGTGGGGCAAATTATTGTTTAACAGGAGCGTCAAGTCATAATGCAGCGGTGGAAAAACAGTTCCGTTATCCAACAGAATACGGAGGACAAAAGCCGCCAACTGCCCAATGGACGGTTACAGGAGCTGGTGTGGGACTTATCAGTAATACAGGAGTAGGTCCTTGTGTCACGGCTGCTACAATAGGAAAGGTAGTTAATATGGGACTGAAGGATCCGTTTAATATGGGTGGGGCAATGGCGCCTGCTGCTGTTGATACCATTTCCGCCCATTTTAAGGATACAGGCAGAGATCCTTCCTATTATGATCTAATCATTACAGGCGACCTTGGTGAAATTGGTAGGCAGGTTTCCTTTGATTTATTAAAGGAACAGGGATTACAAATAGAAGACCAACAATACCAGGACTGTGGATTGAAAATCTATGATAAAAGTCAGCCAGTTCTCGCAGGGGCAAGCGGACCAGGTTGTTCAGCAGTTGTCTTATATGGACATTTACTAAATGAAATGAAAAAGGGCACTTATCAACGTATTTTAGTGGTAGCAACCGGTGCGCTGCTTTCTCCTGTGTCCTTTCAACAAAAAGAATCGATTCCATGTACCGCACATGCTGTGGCTATTGAAATGGGAGGGATGCACTGA
- a CDS encoding DUF421 domain-containing protein, whose amino-acid sequence MLMDFGRITIELVVGFFALFIITQWLGKTQITQITPFDFISALVLGELVGNALYDNEIGIEKILFTLGLWGLLIFLLETITQKWRKTRGFLEGRPSIVIHKGEINKKELKKAKLDIDQLRHLLRSKGAFSLQEVEYAVLETDGTVSVLKKHPYAAPVNEDFQIPSRNVTLPVPVISDGEVLSDNLDEFNLKEHWLLQELKKTGYHTPSKIAYAEWEEGKPIFVIPYSQEDRTNN is encoded by the coding sequence ATGCTAATGGACTTTGGTCGAATTACAATAGAACTAGTGGTTGGTTTCTTTGCTCTTTTTATCATCACGCAGTGGCTAGGGAAGACACAAATCACCCAAATCACTCCCTTTGATTTTATCTCGGCACTTGTTCTTGGGGAACTCGTTGGAAACGCACTTTATGACAATGAGATTGGAATAGAGAAAATTCTCTTCACGCTTGGACTCTGGGGGCTATTGATATTTTTACTAGAAACGATCACACAAAAGTGGCGCAAGACGAGAGGGTTTTTAGAGGGTAGACCTTCCATCGTCATACATAAAGGGGAAATCAATAAAAAAGAGCTTAAAAAAGCCAAGCTCGATATCGATCAGCTCCGACATCTTCTACGCTCGAAAGGAGCCTTTTCGTTACAAGAAGTGGAATATGCCGTACTTGAAACAGATGGGACAGTGAGTGTGTTAAAAAAACATCCGTACGCTGCACCTGTTAATGAAGATTTTCAAATTCCCTCCCGAAACGTAACACTTCCAGTACCTGTGATTTCTGACGGAGAAGTGTTGTCTGATAATCTAGATGAATTCAACCTTAAAGAGCATTGGCTGCTTCAGGAATTAAAAAAGACAGGCTACCATACCCCATCAAAAATTGCTTATGCTGAGTGGGAGGAAGGGAAACCTATCTTTGTCATTCCTTATTCACAAGAGGATCGGACTAATAACTGA
- the sda gene encoding sporulation histidine kinase inhibitor Sda: MKPTSTVCSCSISNLSDDLLIFAYEHAIQEKLEKHFIDLLETEMKNRRILSTQKLEKFIPSLQKNDTILNR; the protein is encoded by the coding sequence GTGAAGCCAACGAGTACTGTTTGCTCATGCTCGATTAGCAATCTTTCGGATGATTTATTAATCTTCGCATATGAACATGCCATTCAAGAAAAATTAGAAAAACATTTTATTGACTTGTTAGAAACGGAAATGAAAAATAGAAGGATTTTGTCTACTCAGAAATTGGAAAAATTCATCCCTTCCCTGCAAAAAAATGATACAATTTTAAATAGATAG
- a CDS encoding esterase family protein, producing the protein MKKNIGRIEEFSLYSNELKEEMTLMVYTPANYSPLYKYNILIAQDGKDYFTLGRIGSTADKLLEAGEISNTIIVGIPYKDVKDRWSKYHPDGEKNGAYIRFLAHELVPYLDENYPSYQMGMGRALIGDSLAGTVSLMTALSYPHTFGKVIMQSPYVDEKVLQKVEEFGQPSFLSLYHVIGTKETEVPTTNGEKKNFIDPNRKLHELMNEKSFSVHYEEFEGTHTWTYWQPDLKKALPLIL; encoded by the coding sequence ATGAAGAAAAATATCGGGCGTATCGAGGAATTTTCGTTATACAGCAATGAATTAAAGGAAGAGATGACCTTAATGGTGTATACACCTGCAAATTATTCTCCTCTTTATAAATACAATATTCTAATTGCACAGGATGGGAAGGATTACTTTACCCTCGGCCGAATTGGCAGCACAGCGGATAAGCTACTTGAGGCAGGAGAAATTTCCAATACCATCATTGTTGGCATACCTTATAAGGATGTGAAGGATCGGTGGAGCAAGTATCATCCTGATGGGGAAAAAAACGGTGCCTATATACGGTTTTTGGCGCACGAGCTAGTGCCTTATTTGGATGAAAACTACCCTTCTTATCAAATGGGAATGGGACGTGCATTAATTGGTGATTCCCTAGCAGGGACTGTATCTTTAATGACAGCACTATCTTATCCGCATACCTTTGGTAAAGTCATCATGCAATCACCGTATGTGGATGAAAAGGTTCTTCAGAAAGTCGAAGAATTCGGACAACCCTCCTTCCTCTCGCTCTATCATGTGATTGGGACGAAAGAAACAGAGGTACCAACTACAAATGGAGAGAAGAAAAACTTCATTGATCCAAACAGAAAGCTACATGAATTGATGAATGAAAAAAGCTTTTCTGTTCATTATGAGGAATTCGAAGGCACACATACATGGACATATTGGCAGCCAGATTTAAAGAAAGCTTTGCCTTTGATACTATAG
- a CDS encoding DUF421 domain-containing protein: MPQWIEIVIRSFSIIIGLFIITKLLGKKQLSKLSFFEYIVGITVGDIAGTLSMDADLNIKNGVTSVLIWSLFPLITSRISLKNKKFRDFLEGSATVFVRDGKILEGNLRKEKYTIDEFLEQLRKKDIFEVDDIEFATLESNGDLSVLLKKFKQPITYGDLHPNAAVEEKEPKTIIMDGDILEHPLTQLGLNPEWVEMELNKRKLHLKDVFLAQIDTFGNMKIDLYNDQLESPKNKDRLLTMVTLEKCVSDFEFLAVTAVSDEARVFYKNTAFSLEETETILRPILK; encoded by the coding sequence TTGCCCCAGTGGATAGAGATTGTCATTCGATCTTTTTCTATTATTATTGGTTTATTTATCATAACAAAGCTTCTAGGGAAAAAGCAGCTTTCAAAGCTGTCTTTTTTTGAGTACATTGTGGGAATAACAGTAGGTGACATTGCTGGAACGCTGTCAATGGATGCAGATCTAAATATAAAAAATGGCGTAACAAGTGTGTTGATATGGTCCTTGTTTCCATTAATAACATCCAGAATATCATTAAAAAACAAAAAGTTCCGCGACTTTTTGGAGGGCAGCGCGACTGTCTTTGTACGAGATGGAAAAATATTAGAAGGAAATCTGCGAAAAGAAAAATATACGATTGATGAATTTTTAGAGCAACTCCGAAAAAAAGACATCTTTGAGGTCGATGACATTGAATTTGCTACTTTAGAGTCTAACGGTGATTTGAGCGTATTATTAAAGAAATTTAAACAGCCTATTACTTATGGCGATCTTCATCCTAACGCTGCGGTGGAGGAAAAGGAACCAAAAACAATTATTATGGACGGCGATATCCTTGAGCATCCCCTTACTCAATTAGGTTTAAATCCTGAGTGGGTAGAGATGGAATTAAACAAGCGTAAGCTTCATTTAAAGGATGTATTTTTAGCTCAGATTGACACCTTTGGGAACATGAAAATTGATTTGTACAACGATCAGTTGGAATCACCTAAAAACAAAGACAGACTATTAACAATGGTGACACTTGAAAAATGTGTGAGCGACTTTGAGTTTTTAGCTGTTACGGCCGTTTCTGATGAAGCCCGAGTGTTTTACAAAAATACCGCCTTTAGCTTAGAAGAAACCGAAACTATCCTACGCCCAATATTGAAATGA
- a CDS encoding MBL fold metallo-hydrolase, protein MELLKITENVYYFHAAVNIGYIRFSNDAGMLIDAGLEDQAMKIVVRKLEEMNLPLSHLFITHAHADHYGGAAYLQRERDIYTFAPHFESAILQNPMLEPLYLFHGAHPLEEWRSKFLEGKPMRVDRVVSEEKTFEINGGGSFQTISLPGHSYFQYGVVVENILFAADAYFGADILHKHKIPFIVDANQTFSSLRKIKNLSCKGAVPGHGRYEEAFIHTIEENIAVHQQVEEMLVGFIQEQKQGITIETLVTMGCTELGITIKNAPSFMLFRTAITAYLTKLMQENVIEFHLYQNQLLVRSSCE, encoded by the coding sequence ATGGAGTTACTTAAGATTACTGAAAATGTATATTACTTTCATGCAGCAGTGAATATCGGGTATATTAGATTTTCTAACGATGCAGGAATGTTAATTGATGCAGGCCTTGAAGACCAGGCCATGAAGATTGTAGTAAGAAAGCTTGAAGAGATGAACTTGCCTCTCTCGCATCTTTTTATAACCCATGCCCATGCAGACCATTATGGTGGGGCAGCGTATCTACAACGTGAGCGCGATATCTACACGTTTGCTCCTCATTTTGAATCCGCAATTCTACAAAACCCGATGCTAGAGCCTCTTTATTTGTTTCATGGTGCCCACCCTTTGGAAGAATGGCGAAGTAAGTTTCTAGAAGGAAAACCCATGAGAGTGGATAGGGTCGTATCAGAAGAGAAAACCTTTGAGATAAACGGAGGGGGGAGCTTTCAAACCATTTCGCTTCCTGGTCACAGTTATTTTCAATACGGTGTCGTGGTAGAAAATATTCTTTTTGCAGCAGATGCTTACTTCGGTGCAGATATTCTACATAAGCATAAAATCCCCTTTATTGTGGATGCAAACCAAACGTTTTCTTCGTTAAGGAAAATAAAAAACCTTTCATGTAAAGGGGCAGTCCCTGGACATGGAAGGTATGAAGAAGCCTTTATACATACAATCGAAGAAAACATAGCAGTGCATCAACAAGTTGAAGAAATGCTTGTAGGTTTCATTCAAGAGCAAAAACAAGGTATCACTATTGAAACACTGGTTACTATGGGATGTACAGAGCTAGGTATTACTATTAAAAACGCGCCGTCCTTTATGCTATTTCGCACCGCTATAACGGCTTATTTGACAAAATTAATGCAGGAAAACGTCATTGAATTTCATCTGTACCAAAATCAGTTATTAGTCCGATCCTCTTGTGAATAA
- a CDS encoding ATP-dependent helicase, with translation MKSTYSNNKTMLLDKLPIFTKELTKRSTSLSGFFHRLQEKNIFLDEAQKQAVSTVEGPLLVLAGAGSGKTRVLTSRVAYMIQEYRIDPKSIMLITFTSKAAKEMKDRLSLYDDPGKHTNSPLLSGTFHSIFYRILTHHQPQRWNGENLIKWDWQKEQFLKTAGRKMGLDEKDFPYDQAIQQIGYWKNNMVLPNKTSAVTELEQKFTSLYQEYEEWKNTKNVFDFDDMLLGCYTLLVENPALLEKYQARFQYFLIDEFQDINKVQYETMKLLAKSGNLCVVGDDDQSIYAFRGSSPDYILNFHHDYPTTKVVTLSANYRSTHGVVAAANEVIVKNESRRLKKMVAQRDNKHLPFLLFPRDEEEEATLIVQNLKNFLSSGEQFPDEFAILYRTHTAARAIFERLSQSGLPFRIDQDFESFYKRRVVKSILGFLRLGLDKDNVSALADILPALFLKQSHLQDAKAISILEDCSLVDSLDKLTNIQPFQAKKLKRILPLFNSLQAVSPSVALEMIEKDMGFDDYIKKRGNEGNTLEKGSDDVRDLKVVARSFKSVQSFLDHVDDMIAKTDEMKKLSKQYSRAIQLSTIHRSKGLEYKHVYLLGTVDGSLPHDFALEAYRNGEKQALEEERRLLYVAMTRAQESLSISIPETRRGKKANMSRFIKEIL, from the coding sequence ATGAAGTCAACCTATTCAAATAACAAAACGATGTTACTCGATAAGCTGCCAATCTTTACTAAAGAACTTACGAAGAGATCTACCAGTTTAAGTGGGTTTTTCCATAGATTACAAGAAAAAAACATCTTTTTAGATGAAGCTCAAAAGCAAGCTGTTTCTACAGTTGAAGGTCCCCTTTTAGTGTTAGCAGGAGCGGGAAGCGGAAAAACAAGGGTGTTGACGTCTCGAGTCGCATACATGATACAAGAATACCGTATTGATCCAAAATCCATCATGCTCATTACCTTCACCTCAAAGGCAGCAAAAGAAATGAAAGACAGACTCTCTCTTTATGATGATCCTGGCAAACATACTAATTCTCCTCTTTTATCCGGAACGTTCCATAGCATTTTTTATAGAATTTTGACGCATCATCAGCCACAGCGTTGGAATGGAGAAAATCTAATAAAATGGGATTGGCAAAAGGAACAGTTTTTAAAAACCGCTGGAAGGAAGATGGGCTTAGATGAGAAGGACTTTCCATATGACCAAGCCATTCAGCAAATCGGTTATTGGAAAAATAATATGGTGCTCCCTAACAAGACTTCAGCTGTTACAGAGTTAGAGCAGAAATTTACATCGCTTTACCAAGAGTATGAAGAATGGAAAAACACAAAAAATGTTTTTGATTTTGACGATATGTTGCTTGGCTGTTATACGCTTTTAGTAGAAAATCCTGCTCTCTTAGAAAAATATCAGGCTCGTTTTCAGTACTTTTTAATTGATGAATTTCAGGACATAAATAAAGTACAGTATGAAACCATGAAGCTGCTAGCCAAAAGCGGCAATCTTTGTGTGGTTGGAGATGATGATCAATCGATATATGCGTTTAGAGGAAGCAGCCCTGACTATATCCTTAATTTTCATCATGACTATCCTACAACAAAGGTTGTCACCCTTTCAGCAAATTATCGGTCTACACATGGAGTGGTTGCAGCTGCCAACGAAGTAATTGTGAAGAACGAAAGTCGCCGCCTTAAGAAAATGGTGGCTCAACGGGATAACAAGCATTTACCATTCCTTTTGTTTCCTCGTGATGAAGAAGAAGAAGCAACCCTCATTGTCCAAAATTTAAAAAATTTCTTAAGTTCAGGTGAGCAATTTCCTGACGAATTCGCGATCTTATATAGAACTCACACTGCAGCAAGAGCCATTTTTGAACGCCTGTCCCAATCTGGCCTTCCCTTTAGGATCGATCAAGACTTTGAGAGCTTTTATAAAAGAAGAGTAGTGAAAAGCATTCTTGGATTTTTACGATTAGGCCTTGATAAGGACAATGTCTCTGCCTTAGCAGATATCTTGCCTGCCCTTTTCTTAAAGCAATCCCATCTTCAGGATGCAAAGGCAATCAGTATTTTAGAAGATTGCAGCTTGGTAGATTCCTTGGATAAACTGACAAACATTCAACCCTTTCAGGCAAAAAAACTAAAGCGAATTCTTCCTTTATTCAACAGTTTGCAGGCTGTTTCCCCTTCCGTTGCGCTTGAGATGATTGAAAAAGATATGGGCTTTGATGATTACATAAAAAAACGTGGCAATGAAGGGAATACACTAGAGAAGGGATCTGATGATGTACGCGACCTAAAAGTTGTCGCTAGAAGTTTTAAAAGTGTCCAGAGCTTTTTAGACCATGTAGACGATATGATTGCTAAAACGGACGAAATGAAAAAGCTTAGTAAACAATATTCAAGAGCAATTCAGTTATCCACCATTCACAGATCGAAAGGCTTAGAATATAAACACGTCTACCTACTCGGAACGGTGGACGGATCTCTCCCACACGATTTTGCATTAGAAGCTTATAGAAATGGGGAAAAACAAGCTTTAGAGGAAGAACGTAGACTCCTCTACGTTGCCATGACAAGAGCACAAGAGAGCTTATCCATTTCCATCCCTGAAACGAGGCGAGGGAAAAAAGCAAATATGAGTAGGTTTATTAAAGAAATTCTCTAA
- a CDS encoding YjcG family protein, whose translation MKYGIAIFPTKKLQDLANSFRKRYDTHYALIPPHVTLKNSFEIDESDMKSVTDELAAIAKETAPIPLNIYKVSSFAPVNNVIYLKVDPTDELIQFHEKLHSGSGYFQDNREYAYVPHITIGQNLSDDEHSDVLGTLKMTNIEHEEMADRFHLLYQLEDGMWTVYETFRFGKDA comes from the coding sequence ATGAAATATGGAATCGCTATTTTTCCAACAAAAAAATTACAGGACCTCGCAAATTCATTTCGCAAGCGTTACGACACACATTATGCGCTAATTCCACCGCATGTGACGCTGAAAAACTCGTTTGAAATTGATGAAAGTGATATGAAATCTGTGACGGATGAGCTTGCAGCTATTGCAAAAGAAACCGCTCCTATCCCTTTAAACATTTACAAAGTGAGCTCGTTTGCTCCTGTAAATAATGTCATCTATTTAAAAGTAGATCCAACGGACGAATTAATTCAATTTCATGAAAAACTTCATTCTGGATCCGGCTATTTCCAAGATAACCGTGAATATGCCTACGTACCCCATATTACCATCGGTCAAAATCTATCAGACGATGAGCACTCTGATGTTCTTGGAACGTTAAAAATGACGAATATAGAGCATGAAGAGATGGCAGACAGATTTCACCTATTGTATCAACTAGAAGATGGTATGTGGACCGTCTATGAAACATTCCGTTTTGGAAAGGATGCTTAA
- a CDS encoding stage VI sporulation protein F: protein MENNLFKGIEKKTGVNMKDVFELANSMQNANFKDEKTIRNLVSRVATMANKKVPKELEDKIVHTLINGNKPIDMGTITKMLNEKKK, encoded by the coding sequence GTGGAAAATAATCTTTTTAAGGGCATAGAAAAGAAAACAGGGGTAAACATGAAGGATGTCTTTGAACTAGCGAACTCCATGCAGAACGCAAATTTCAAAGATGAAAAAACGATCAGAAATCTTGTTTCTCGTGTAGCAACAATGGCGAACAAAAAAGTACCTAAAGAACTAGAAGATAAAATCGTTCATACTTTGATTAATGGAAACAAACCTATTGATATGGGGACCATTACTAAAATGCTAAATGAGAAGAAAAAATAA
- a CDS encoding YjcZ family sporulation protein — MGYYGGYPYGVGGAYGYGCGGNYGGTFVLIVVLFILLIIVGASKFY, encoded by the coding sequence ATGGGTTATTATGGAGGCTATCCTTATGGTGTAGGTGGTGCGTACGGTTACGGGTGCGGCGGCAACTACGGTGGTACATTCGTTTTAATCGTTGTACTATTTATCCTTTTAATTATCGTAGGTGCATCTAAATTTTATTAA
- a CDS encoding GNAT family N-acetyltransferase, translating to MHVQVVNTEEALQHAYEVRKTVFVNEQHVPIEEEIDQFEKDATHFVLYDEDKPVGAGRFRILEGIGKVERICVLPSYRTKKGAGRQIMATIEEYAKMKEIHVLKLNAQTHAEPFYTKLGYETVSDIFLDAGIPHVTMTKNI from the coding sequence TTGCACGTACAAGTCGTAAACACAGAAGAAGCGTTACAGCATGCATATGAGGTACGTAAAACCGTTTTTGTAAACGAACAACATGTTCCAATAGAAGAAGAAATAGACCAATTTGAAAAAGATGCTACCCATTTTGTTTTGTATGATGAAGATAAACCAGTGGGAGCGGGCCGTTTTCGAATTTTAGAAGGAATTGGAAAGGTAGAACGCATTTGCGTACTTCCATCCTATCGCACCAAAAAAGGGGCCGGAAGACAAATCATGGCTACCATTGAAGAGTATGCGAAAATGAAAGAAATCCATGTTCTAAAATTAAATGCCCAAACACATGCGGAACCATTTTATACAAAGCTTGGCTATGAAACCGTTTCGGATATTTTTTTAGATGCTGGCATTCCACATGTAACAATGACGAAAAACATATAA